The following coding sequences are from one Capsicum annuum cultivar UCD-10X-F1 chromosome 3, UCD10Xv1.1, whole genome shotgun sequence window:
- the LOC107863335 gene encoding BAG family molecular chaperone regulator 1: protein MMRMKTKTTAIPSMMNGTSADRAAENEWEVRPGGMLVQKRNPDSENRPPPPPIRVRVKYGSIYHEINISSQATFGELKKMLTGPTGLHHLDQKLLYKDKERDNNAFLDISGVKDKSKIVLVEDPLSQEKRYLEMRKNAKMEKAAKTISDISFEVDRLAGQVSAFESIISKGAKVVEKDLVNVIELLMNQLLKLDGIVAEGDVKLQRKMQVKRVQKYVETLDMLKVKNSAPSSNGSHIPKQESSPSPQQHQHQRRYSNEQASSPVQSQNGRHSFTHSPTQANYQQPSRHSASGSVVITTQWETFDPAPGPLLGHYSTTAPSNNNHAASTQPRFNWDLL from the exons atgatgcgTATGAAGACCAAAACCACCGCTATTCCATCGATGATGAACGGCACTTCCGCCGACCGTGCTGCCGAGAACGAGTGGGAGGTTCGGCCCGGTGGAATGTTGGTTCAGAAGCGTAACCCGGATTCGGAAAACCGGCCTCCTCCACCACCTATTCGGGTTCGGGTCAAGTATGGTTCAATTTACCATGAAATCAATATCAGTTCTCAAGCAACCTTTG GTGAATTGAAGAAGATGTTAACGGGGCCGACAGGGCTGCACCACCTAGATCAGAAGTTGTTGTACAAGGACAAAGAGAGGGACAACAATGCTTTCCTTGATATTTCTGGTGTAAAGGATAAGTCGAAAATTGTTCTAGTTGAAGACCCACTTAGCCAAGAAAAACGGTACTTAGAGATGAGAAAGAATGCTAAGATGGAGAAAGCTGCTAAAACTATATCAGACATCAGTTTTGAAGTCGATAGGCTTGCTGGGCAG GTGTCTGCGTTCGAATCAATTATTTCGAAAGGTGCAAAAGTTGTAGAGAAGGATTTGGTTAATGTGATTGAGTTGTTGATGAATCAACTGCTTAAATTGGATGGAATTGTAGCTGAAGGTGATGTTAAATTGCAGAGGAAAATGCAG GTGAAAAGAGTGCAAAAATATGTTGAAACACTAGATATGTTGAAGGTGAAAAATTCTGCGCCATCAAGCAACGGGAGTCACATTCCGAAACAGGAATCCTCCCCGTCTCCTCAACAACATCAGCACCAGCGCAGGTATTCCAATGAGCAAGCATCATCACCAGTTCAAAGCCAGAACGGCAGGCATTCCTTCACCCATTCGCCTACACAAGCTAATTATCAGCAGCCATCCAGGCACTCTGCCTCGGGCTCTGTTGTCATAACTACACAATGGGAAACATTTGATCCCGCACCAGGGCCATTGCTGGGTCATTACTCAACCACGGCACCAAGCAATAATAATCATGCTGCTTCGACTCAACCACGATTCAATTGGGATTTGCTCTGA